The Engystomops pustulosus chromosome 9, aEngPut4.maternal, whole genome shotgun sequence genome includes a window with the following:
- the SERTM2 gene encoding serine-rich and transmembrane domain-containing 2 produces MTEVYLKFRGNRTIYVQQFPTVATEATATTTDKYSNLYMYVGLFLGLLAVLLVLLFTMLLRLKHVISPITTNTESTDMPQFTDVEMQGRSQSA; encoded by the coding sequence ATGACTGAAGTCTATTTAAAATTCCGTGGAAACCGAACTATCTACGTCCAACAGTTCCCAACAGTGGCCACAGAAGCAACTGCTACAACCACGGATAAATATTCCAACCTGTACATGTATGTGGGCTTGTTCCTCGGCCTGCTTGCCGTGCTCCTAGTCCTACTCTTCACAATGCTCTTACGCCTCAAACACGTAATCTCACCTATCACCACTAACACAGAAAGCACGGACATGCCGCAGTTTACTGATGTGGAAATGCAAGGCAGGTCGCAAAGTGCCTAA